One segment of Coffea arabica cultivar ET-39 chromosome 7c, Coffea Arabica ET-39 HiFi, whole genome shotgun sequence DNA contains the following:
- the LOC113697836 gene encoding NAC domain-containing protein 92: MENVSAVTDDDEKMELPPGFRFHPTDEELITHYLSPKVLDYSFSAIAIGEVDLNKVEPWDLPWRAKLGEKEWYFFCVRDRKYPTGMRTNRATDAGYWKATGKDKEIFKVKKLVGMKKTLVFYKGRAPKGEKTNWVMHEYRPEGKNSIHGASKAEKNEWVICRIFKKSSEGKKIHISGLTRATNCRDDSSSSELPPLMDLSSDEAQTRTTVAEASNVTCFSDPMEAEDQKPQYADLINTPYATLASNISAFSPASLISPKFSTPNSILSAQIMPHMDHLHYSDSVFMQDHSILKLLFDDYESNGNAKSEVSQITGGISTEMSSSLSDLRPFGYLECPITSAGPVDLECLWNY; the protein is encoded by the exons ATGGAAAATGTCTCTGCTGTAACAGATGATGATGAAAAGATGGAATTGCCTCCAGGGTTCAGATTTCATCCAACTGATGAAGAGCTCATAACTCATTATTTATCTCCAAAGGTTCTTGACTACAGTTTCAGCGCAATAGCAATTGGGGAGGTGGACTTAAACAAGGTTGAACCTTGGGATTTGCCGT GGAGAGCGAAGTTGGGAGAAAAAGAGTGGTATTTCTTTTGCGTCAGAGACAGAAAATACCCAACAGGGATGAGGACAAATAGAGCCACTGATGCGGGATATTGGAAGGCAACCGGTAAAgataaggaaattttcaaagtgAAAAAGCTCGTGGGGATGAAGAAGACTCTGGTTTTCTACAAAGGGAGAGCTCCCAAAGGAGAGAAGACCAATTGGGTCATGCATGAGTACAGACCAGAGGGGAAGAATTCCATTCATGGTGCCTCTAAAGCAGAAAAG AATGAATGGGTAATCTGTAGAATCTTTAAAAAGAGCTCGGAAGGGAAGAAAATACACATTTCAGGGCTAACCAGGGCGACAAATTGTCGTGATGATTCGAGTTCTTCGGAGCTGCCTCCCTTAATGGATCTGTCCTCTGATGAAGCTCAAACGAGAACCACAGTTGCTGAGGCATCCAACGTGACCTGCTTCTCCGACCCAATGGAGGCGgaggaccaaaagcctcagtaCGCCGACTTGATCAACACTCCTTATGCAACTTTGGCTTCAAATATCTCTGCTTTCTCCCCTGCTTCCTTGATTTCGCCTAAATTTTCAACTCCAAATTCAATTCTTTCTGCTCAGATCATGCCGCATATGGATCACCTGCACTATTCAGATTCTGTTTTCATGCAAGATCATTCCATACTGAAGCTTTTGTTCGATGATTACGAATCAAATGGAAATGCCAAATCTGAAGTCTCCCAGATCACTGGTGGAATTAGCACAGAGATGTCCTCTTCTCTTTCTGATTTGAGGCCTTTTGGCTATCTAGAATGTCCAATCACTTCAGCTGGACCCGTGGACCTCGAGTGTCTGTGGAATTAttga
- the LOC140010377 gene encoding casparian strip membrane protein 1-like: MPFKKKTKVSPEPEVDEESNESAPKAGANRGISKLDLAMRMVAAIGTLGSALAVGTANGSGPFFSGFFRFGAGYDDLPTFTFLVVTNAIVCGYLVLSLLLSIFHILKSSARVTRVILIILDTVMVAYLTGGASSAAAMVHLAHKGNGGAICQQHNSFCDRVAGALVGSFIGVVVLLLLISMSAVALSRH, translated from the exons ATGCCTTtcaaaaagaagacaaaggtatCGCCCGAGCCTGAGGTCGACGAAGAGTCCAATGAGTCAGCTCCAAAAGCCGGGGCTAACAGAGGGATTTCCAAACTAGACTTGGCTATGAGAATGGTTGCGGCAATCGGCACCCTTGGGAGTGCTCTTGCCGTGGGAACCGCCAACGGGTCAGGCCCGTTTTTCTCAGGGTTCTTTCGTTTTGGGGCGGGATATGATGATCTTCCTACATTCAC GTTTCTGGTGGTTACCAATGCAATAGTATGCGGCTACCTGGTTCTTTCTCTCCTACTGTCCATCTTCCACATTCTGAAGAGTTCTGCCCGAGTAACTAGAGTGATTTTGATCATTTTGGACACG GTGATGGTGGCATATCTGACGGGTGGAGCTTCCTCAGCAGCCGCCATGGTGCATTTGGCCCACAAGGGCAATGGTGGGGCCATCTGTCAGCAGCACAACTCCTTCTGCGACAGAGTTGCGGGGGCTTTGGTTGGTTCCTTCATTGGAGTTGTCGTGCTCCTGCTCTTGATTTCGATGTCCGCCGTTGCTCTCTCTCGCCATTAG